The Mycolicibacterium smegmatis genome has a window encoding:
- a CDS encoding MFS transporter: protein MWVDFSARAALCTTTNFVRSESRRSVMSNSRWTNLFVAYMALVGAFLPYVGWSPSLGTISEELGLSYSQAGGISSITGLVAGVMILIGGVVASRWGSKNVIMAGLAAGVLGQALFAMADGFSLIIVARVLAGVSVGFLWVATYTMAANWFRDVRKTGRALGVMLSGDGMGALLSLFVFSAVLAAFGWRMGLTVQAVCMGAVLVVVLFVSKNAPVAVGQALHSLPAEPVSGVSAERPYRSLANRNVLSALLFWIGGVGLFAAISSWMPSILVEEAGVSESLAGFLTALFSIAGSAAALSVPILAERLGSPKKIITVGGFVTAGSLAAMTLFLATGNYVMVILLVPLIGIGVYASESLSLAEAVESVHPKSAGVVNGIIVGVPWIVSGFAYPYLLGAVKDATGSFVQGFVVLTVATILLCAVTPFFIKETAPVAEPNSDALQPQR, encoded by the coding sequence GTGTGGGTTGACTTTTCAGCCAGGGCCGCACTTTGCACGACAACAAACTTTGTCAGGTCCGAGTCGCGGAGGAGCGTTATGTCAAACAGTAGGTGGACAAATCTATTTGTCGCGTACATGGCATTGGTGGGTGCGTTTCTGCCCTATGTCGGGTGGAGCCCCAGCCTCGGAACCATCAGCGAGGAGCTGGGTCTGAGCTACTCGCAGGCCGGCGGCATCTCCTCGATCACCGGCCTGGTCGCAGGTGTGATGATCCTGATCGGGGGTGTGGTGGCATCCCGATGGGGAAGCAAGAACGTCATCATGGCGGGTCTGGCAGCCGGGGTGCTGGGGCAGGCACTCTTCGCCATGGCCGACGGATTCAGCCTCATCATCGTTGCGAGGGTTCTCGCCGGCGTCTCGGTGGGGTTCTTGTGGGTCGCCACCTACACCATGGCGGCGAACTGGTTCCGGGACGTCAGGAAGACCGGGCGTGCACTTGGCGTCATGCTGTCCGGAGACGGAATGGGAGCCCTACTGAGTCTGTTCGTCTTCTCGGCCGTGCTTGCCGCCTTCGGCTGGCGCATGGGCCTGACCGTTCAGGCTGTCTGCATGGGTGCCGTCCTCGTCGTGGTGCTCTTCGTGTCGAAGAACGCGCCCGTCGCCGTAGGCCAAGCGCTACATTCGCTGCCCGCAGAACCGGTGTCGGGTGTCTCTGCTGAGCGGCCGTATCGCTCGCTGGCGAACCGAAATGTGCTGTCAGCACTGCTCTTCTGGATTGGTGGCGTGGGCCTGTTCGCCGCGATCTCGAGCTGGATGCCGTCAATCCTCGTCGAGGAAGCAGGCGTGTCGGAATCGCTGGCCGGGTTCCTGACCGCACTGTTCTCCATCGCCGGCTCGGCCGCGGCACTGTCGGTGCCCATCCTTGCCGAACGGCTGGGCAGTCCGAAGAAGATCATCACGGTGGGTGGGTTCGTGACGGCAGGTTCGCTTGCGGCGATGACGCTCTTCCTAGCCACCGGAAACTACGTCATGGTCATCCTGCTCGTTCCGCTGATCGGTATCGGCGTTTACGCGAGTGAATCATTGTCGTTGGCCGAAGCCGTCGAGTCAGTGCACCCGAAGTCTGCGGGTGTGGTCAACGGCATCATTGTCGGGGTCCCCTGGATCGTGAGCGGATTCGCCTATCCGTACCTGTTGGGGGCCGTCAAGGATGCCACCGGCAGCTTTGTCCAGGGTTTCGTGGTGCTGACCGTCGCCACCATCCTGCTGTGCGCCGTCACGCCGTTCTTCATCAAGGAAACCGCCCCTGTCGCAGAGCCGAACTCCGACGCGCTGCAACCACAACGCTGA
- a CDS encoding DMT family transporter, translating to MKRWALLGTAIAFELTGTLALRASHDNKGWLVLAVIGYVCAFVGLTLVLRTGLAVGVAYGIWGAVGTAGTAALAAVFFDEPLTWPIVGGIALIIAGVMFVELGSHSPKEQST from the coding sequence GTGAAGCGGTGGGCCCTGTTGGGGACTGCCATAGCCTTTGAGCTCACCGGGACGCTGGCCCTGCGTGCGTCTCACGACAACAAGGGATGGCTGGTACTGGCAGTCATCGGCTACGTCTGCGCGTTTGTGGGGCTGACGCTGGTTCTTCGGACCGGCCTCGCTGTCGGGGTGGCGTACGGAATCTGGGGGGCGGTCGGCACCGCCGGCACCGCCGCCTTGGCGGCCGTCTTCTTCGACGAGCCGCTGACTTGGCCCATCGTGGGTGGGATCGCGCTGATCATCGCCGGGGTGATGTTCGTCGAACTGGGCTCGCACTCACCGAAGGAGCAGTCCACATGA
- a CDS encoding N,N-dimethylformamidase beta subunit family domain-containing protein: MKVVGYADKLSVEPGASITFMVSSEPGRFSARLVRLIHGDTNPAGPGYKDVAVPSSLDGEYDGGLQKLRTGSYIRTSGSTEFDAAGDLTLQMWICPTLPSKAVQTIIAKGNADDDGFALRLEDGRLTLRMGTTAISVDQTVRAHQWYFVSAVYESASGTARLALEPSSGVTVGLAGHVTAAMPAGHAWGTGALLIAGEATADGEVGNFYNGKIDAPKVFTRALNDDELAALRDDDASAPTDAAAAWDFSQDISTWSVVDTSGNGHHGEVVNKPTRGVTGRNWSGRELAWKHAPGEYGAIHFHDDDLSDAGWRPSFEWTVPSDLRSGVYAVHLTAGDHEDYVPFFVVPPLGRPTAKIAILLPVFSYLAYGNEQMLGPTGAYSGALPNYPWQEQDKYVVETGMRSLYDRHTDGSGVCYSSWLRPVVNMRPKYDMPFLDLGKGSPHQFNADLHLIDWLEERGIEYDIITDLELHHEGVERLRDYRVVSTASHNEYWSEAMLDAAEAYVNGGGRFIYLSGNGLYWVTALDGTGTGVEIRRCGPAQRTWNAAPGESSLSSTGEPGGLWRFRGRPPQRFLGVGSIAEGGSVGRPYDRQPASFDPKVAFIFDGIGDDEQIGAFDCLVNSWGAAGFEICQTNAALGTPEHTMVLASARDFDTDDWAVFSEELQLSAIWDGEIRADMVFLEYPNGGAVFGVGSIAWCACLSYNSYDNNVSRLTENVFRGFVAEQLPTSGS, translated from the coding sequence AGGATGTGGCGGTTCCCAGCAGCTTGGACGGGGAGTACGACGGAGGCCTGCAGAAGCTGCGGACCGGTTCCTACATCCGGACCTCTGGCTCCACAGAGTTCGACGCGGCGGGGGACCTGACACTTCAGATGTGGATCTGTCCGACGCTCCCCAGCAAGGCTGTCCAAACGATCATCGCAAAGGGCAACGCCGACGACGACGGGTTCGCGCTGCGACTCGAAGATGGTCGACTGACACTTCGCATGGGGACGACAGCTATCTCGGTCGATCAAACCGTCCGTGCTCACCAATGGTACTTCGTGTCAGCGGTTTACGAGTCCGCGTCAGGAACCGCACGTCTTGCGCTTGAGCCGAGCTCGGGCGTTACGGTAGGGCTTGCCGGGCACGTAACCGCGGCCATGCCTGCCGGCCACGCATGGGGCACAGGAGCCTTGCTGATCGCAGGTGAGGCCACAGCCGATGGAGAAGTCGGCAACTTCTACAACGGCAAGATCGACGCCCCGAAAGTGTTCACGCGCGCGCTCAACGACGACGAGCTGGCAGCACTTCGCGATGACGACGCATCTGCGCCCACCGATGCGGCTGCGGCGTGGGATTTCTCTCAGGACATCAGCACGTGGTCGGTGGTCGATACCTCGGGCAACGGACACCACGGGGAGGTTGTCAACAAGCCGACGCGTGGGGTAACCGGCCGTAACTGGTCTGGCCGAGAGCTCGCCTGGAAGCACGCGCCCGGGGAGTACGGCGCCATCCACTTCCACGACGACGACCTTTCCGACGCCGGCTGGAGGCCGTCATTCGAGTGGACCGTTCCGTCCGATCTGCGTAGCGGCGTGTACGCCGTGCACCTCACGGCGGGCGACCACGAAGACTATGTTCCGTTTTTCGTCGTTCCGCCTCTCGGGCGCCCGACCGCGAAAATCGCGATTCTGCTTCCCGTCTTCAGCTATCTCGCGTACGGAAACGAGCAGATGCTCGGCCCGACGGGGGCGTATTCCGGTGCGCTGCCGAACTATCCGTGGCAGGAGCAGGACAAGTACGTGGTCGAGACGGGCATGCGGAGCCTGTATGACCGACACACCGACGGTAGCGGAGTGTGCTACTCCTCCTGGCTTCGGCCGGTCGTGAACATGCGGCCCAAGTACGACATGCCATTCCTTGATCTGGGCAAAGGCTCGCCGCACCAGTTCAACGCCGACCTGCACCTCATCGACTGGCTGGAGGAGCGGGGTATCGAATACGACATCATCACAGACCTCGAGCTTCACCACGAGGGAGTGGAGCGTCTCAGAGATTATCGCGTGGTTTCGACGGCAAGCCATAATGAGTACTGGTCAGAAGCGATGCTCGATGCGGCTGAGGCCTACGTCAATGGAGGCGGCCGGTTCATCTATCTCTCTGGTAATGGGCTGTATTGGGTCACTGCGCTTGACGGGACCGGGACCGGAGTGGAGATCCGTCGCTGCGGACCCGCGCAGCGTACTTGGAACGCCGCGCCAGGCGAATCGTCGCTCAGCAGTACCGGTGAGCCCGGGGGACTTTGGCGTTTTCGCGGTCGCCCTCCCCAGCGATTCCTTGGCGTCGGCTCGATTGCCGAAGGAGGCAGCGTCGGACGGCCGTACGATCGGCAACCGGCGAGCTTCGACCCGAAAGTGGCGTTCATCTTCGACGGCATCGGCGACGACGAGCAGATCGGTGCCTTCGACTGCCTGGTAAACAGCTGGGGTGCTGCAGGATTCGAGATCTGCCAGACCAACGCCGCGCTCGGCACACCCGAGCACACGATGGTCCTTGCCAGCGCCAGGGATTTCGACACCGACGACTGGGCGGTCTTCAGCGAGGAGCTCCAGCTGTCCGCAATCTGGGACGGCGAGATCCGAGCGGACATGGTCTTTCTTGAATACCCCAACGGCGGAGCAGTTTTCGGTGTCGGATCGATAGCGTGGTGCGCCTGTCTGTCGTACAACTCCTACGACAACAACGTCTCGCGGCTCACCGAGAATGTCTTCCGGGGATTTGTGGCCGAACAATTGCCGACCTCGGGCAGCTGA
- a CDS encoding DMT family transporter — MWFVLGAAIVIEVGATLALRASEGFRRKRWIAPVLSGYAVSLSLLWVSLSLGMPVGVAYGVWTACGVALVAIVARFLFNDPLTMKMAIGITFIVSGVLAIELAGVPGLGAS; from the coding sequence ATGTGGTTTGTGTTGGGGGCAGCGATCGTCATCGAGGTGGGGGCCACCTTGGCCCTGCGTGCTTCGGAGGGATTCCGCAGAAAGCGGTGGATTGCGCCAGTCTTGTCCGGTTACGCCGTGTCGCTTTCTCTGCTGTGGGTGTCCCTGAGCCTGGGCATGCCGGTGGGTGTGGCGTATGGCGTCTGGACCGCATGCGGCGTAGCGCTGGTCGCGATAGTGGCGCGCTTCCTGTTCAACGACCCGTTGACCATGAAGATGGCAATCGGGATCACCTTCATCGTCTCTGGTGTGCTCGCGATCGAGCTCGCCGGTGTACCCGGTCTTGGGGCTAGCTAG
- a CDS encoding cupin domain-containing protein, whose translation MKKFDSNWTPFTPVARERVTEGEPETRLAEAVSGEGFKSGLWEVTPGRFTTAPRGFDEVIHIISGSGVLRSADGSSVELAPGVSFLMEDGFVGEWEIREQLQKFYAKVQTATAD comes from the coding sequence GTGAAGAAGTTCGACTCCAATTGGACGCCTTTCACGCCCGTGGCACGTGAGCGTGTGACGGAGGGAGAACCGGAAACACGTCTTGCGGAAGCAGTATCGGGCGAGGGCTTTAAGTCCGGCCTGTGGGAGGTGACGCCGGGCCGGTTCACCACAGCGCCGCGGGGATTCGACGAAGTAATCCACATCATCAGTGGTAGCGGAGTGTTGCGGTCTGCCGATGGTAGTTCGGTGGAACTGGCGCCGGGTGTCTCGTTTCTGATGGAAGACGGATTCGTGGGTGAATGGGAAATCCGTGAGCAGCTGCAGAAGTTCTACGCCAAGGTTCAGACCGCTACCGCCGACTGA